The Campylobacter sp. CN_NE2 genome contains a region encoding:
- a CDS encoding biotin/lipoyl-containing protein, whose translation MAKKFIDVMDTTFRDGFQSVFGARVLMQDFLPAVAAAKEAGINHFEFGGGARFQSLYFYLNEDAFDMMDKFREIVGESANLQTLSRGVNTVTLDTGSREIVDLHAKLFKKHGTTTIRNFDALNDVENLRYSGERIKAHGAKHEIVITMMDLPPKCEGAHDTAFYEKTLRQILDSGIPFDSLCFKDASGTSSPEKVYQTIKMARRLLGEDMHIRLHTHETAGVSVACYLAALEAGVSGIDLAAHPVSGGTSQPDILTMLHAVKGKNYDLGGLDIEKVLIYEETLYDCLKDYFMPPEATQVSPLIPFSPMPGGALTANTQMMRDNNILDKFNAVIKAMRVVVEKGGYGTSVTPVSQFYFQQAFNNVMFGDWKKIADGYGKMVLGYFGKTPVAPDPEIVKMASEQLKLEPTTQNAIDIADKDEKKSIAYAKAELEKEGIEANEENIFIALACKEKGIAFLKGEGKVMVRKNSDMPKTANTPKKGTRKYSVLVNGNKYEVALNGDEVSVNGNKYEVAVGVGENNYPQIKKVEAPKAQAQSEAPKAVSSGNGNEIEATLPSNVFKIVVKEGEHVKAGQTVVILEAMKMEINIESPRDGVIAEILVKQGETVDSGQVLARLQ comes from the coding sequence ATGGCAAAAAAATTTATCGATGTCATGGATACGACTTTCCGTGACGGGTTTCAGTCTGTTTTTGGTGCAAGAGTGCTTATGCAGGATTTCCTGCCCGCGGTGGCTGCCGCAAAAGAAGCAGGAATTAATCACTTCGAATTTGGCGGCGGAGCTAGATTTCAAAGTTTATATTTTTATCTAAATGAAGACGCTTTTGATATGATGGATAAATTTAGAGAAATCGTCGGTGAAAGCGCAAATTTGCAAACTTTATCAAGGGGCGTAAATACCGTTACTCTTGATACAGGAAGTCGCGAAATCGTCGATCTTCACGCAAAACTTTTCAAAAAACACGGCACGACTACCATTAGAAACTTCGATGCGCTAAATGATGTTGAAAATTTGCGTTATAGTGGCGAGAGAATCAAGGCTCACGGCGCAAAACACGAAATCGTAATTACTATGATGGATCTTCCGCCAAAATGCGAAGGCGCCCACGATACGGCATTTTATGAAAAAACTTTGCGTCAAATTTTAGATAGCGGAATTCCTTTTGATAGCCTTTGTTTTAAAGACGCAAGCGGCACAAGTAGCCCTGAAAAAGTATATCAAACCATAAAAATGGCTAGAAGATTGCTTGGCGAAGATATGCACATAAGACTTCACACACACGAAACAGCCGGCGTTAGCGTGGCTTGTTATTTAGCAGCACTTGAAGCAGGAGTTAGCGGAATCGACCTTGCAGCTCACCCTGTAAGTGGCGGAACGAGCCAACCTGATATTTTAACTATGCTTCATGCAGTAAAAGGCAAAAACTACGATCTTGGCGGACTTGATATTGAAAAAGTTTTAATTTACGAAGAGACACTTTATGATTGCTTGAAAGATTATTTTATGCCACCGGAAGCTACGCAAGTAAGCCCGTTGATACCATTTTCGCCTATGCCGGGTGGTGCGCTAACGGCAAATACGCAAATGATGAGAGATAATAATATTTTGGATAAATTTAACGCCGTTATCAAGGCTATGCGTGTGGTAGTTGAAAAAGGCGGATACGGCACGAGTGTAACACCTGTAAGTCAATTTTACTTCCAACAAGCATTTAATAATGTAATGTTTGGCGACTGGAAAAAAATCGCAGACGGATATGGCAAAATGGTGCTAGGATATTTTGGTAAAACTCCTGTTGCGCCAGATCCTGAGATTGTAAAAATGGCTAGTGAGCAACTAAAACTAGAACCGACAACGCAAAATGCGATTGATATAGCCGATAAAGATGAGAAAAAATCTATCGCCTATGCAAAAGCCGAGCTTGAAAAAGAAGGTATTGAAGCAAATGAAGAAAATATTTTCATCGCTCTTGCTTGTAAAGAAAAAGGAATTGCTTTCTTAAAAGGCGAAGGCAAGGTTATGGTTCGCAAAAACTCAGATATGCCAAAAACAGCTAATACGCCTAAAAAAGGCACTAGAAAATATAGCGTCTTAGTAAATGGAAATAAATACGAAGTCGCGCTAAACGGCGATGAAGTAAGCGTAAATGGTAACAAATACGAAGTGGCTGTTGGCGTAGGTGAAAATAATTATCCACAAATCAAAAAAGTAGAAGCACCAAAAGCACAAGCCCAAAGTGAAGCACCAAAAGCCGTTTCTAGCGGTAATGGAAATGAAATCGAAGCAACACTGCCAAGCAATGTCTTTAAAATCGTCGTAAAAGAGGGCGAACATGTAAAAGCAGGGCAAACCGTGGTAATACTAGAAGCCATGAAAATGGAAATCAACATAGAAAGCCCACGAGACGGCGTGATAGCTGAAATTTTAGTCAAACAAGGCGAAACCGTAGATAGCGGACAGGTTTTGGCTAGACTTCAATAA